A window of Roseateles sp. XES5 genomic DNA:
CATGGTGATCTACCTCGCCATCCTCGCGGGCCTCGGCTACATGTTCGTGAAGCTGCCGTCCTCCTTCCTGCCGGACGAAGATCAGGGCTTCGCCATCGTCATGATGCAGCTTCCCTCCGAGGCGACGGGCCACCGGACCGACGAGGTGCTGACGCAGGTCGAGACGATCTTCGGCCAGGAAAAGGCCGTCAACACGATCGTCGGCATCAACGGCTTCTCGTTCTTCGGCGCAGGCCAGAACGCCGGCCTTGCCTTCGTGACGTTGAAGGACTGGAGCGAGCGTGGGCCGGAGGATTCCGCCCAGGCGATCGCCGGACGCGCCAGCATGGCGATGAGCCAGATCAAGGATGCGATCAGCTTCGCGCTGTCGCCGCCGCCGATCCAGGGTCTCGGCACGACGGGCGGCTTCTCGTTCCGTCTGCAGGACCGTGGCGGCCTCGGCCAGCAGGCGCTGTCTGCGGCGACAGGCCAGCTCATCGGCCTTGCGGCCCAGAGCAATGTCGTCACCGGCGTGCGCGTCGACGGCATGCCGGATGCGGCCCAGGTCAATGTCGTGATTGACCGCGAGAAGGCCAACACCTTCGGTGTGACCTTCGCCGACATCAACTCGACGATCTCGACCAATCTCGGCTCGACCTATGTCAACGACTTCCCGAATTCCGGGCGCATGCAGCGCGTGACGGTCCAGGCGGACCAGAACGAACGCATGCAGGTTGCGGACCTTCTCAACCTCAATGTCCGCAACTCCAAGGGTGGCATGGTGCCGCTGTCGGCCTTCGCGACCGCCGAATGGGTGAAGGCGCCGACGCAGACGGTGGGCTACAACGGCTATCCGGCCATGCGCCTGGCCGGTGACGCTGCGCCCGGTGCCTCCACCGGCGCGGCCATGGCCGAGCTGGAGTCCATGGTGGCCAAGCTGCCCGCGGGCATAGGCTACGAGTGGACGGGTCTGTCGCGCGAGGAGAAGCTCTCCGGCTCGCAGGCCACCATCCTGCTGGCCTTCTCGCTGCTGGCCGTCTTCCTGTGCCTGGCTGCGCTGTACGAGAGCTGGTCCATCCCGCTGTCGGTGATGCTGGTGGTGCCCCTGGGTCTGCTGGGCGCGCTGCTGGGTGCCACCTTCCGCGGCATGCCCAATGACGTGTACTTCAAGGTGGGCCTGATCACCATCATCGGCCTGTCGGCGAAGAACGCCATCCTGATCATCGAGTTCGCCAAGGACCTGCAGGCTCAGGGCAAGGGTCTGGTGGAGGCCATCCTGGAGGCGGCGCACCTGCGCTTCCGCCCCATCATCATGACCTCGCTGGCCTTCATCCTGGGTGTGACGCCGCTGTTCTTCGCCTCCGGCGCGGGCTCGGCCAGCCAGCGTGCGATCGGCACCGGCGTGCTGTCCGGCATGATCACCGCCACCGTGCTGGCCGTGCTCTTCGTGCCGGTGTTCTTCGTCTTCGTGATGAAGCTCTTCGGCTACGGGAAGAAGAAAGAGGAGCCGGCTCCGGCCGCAAGCCCGGCGGAGTAAGCAGCCGATGCGCCGGACCAAGGCAGAGGCCAAGGAAACCCGCCAGCAGATCCTGCTGGCGGCCGAAAAGGTCTTCTACGAAAAGGGTGTCGCCCATGCCTCCATGGAGGATGTGGCGCGCGCCGCGGGGGTTACCCGCGGCGCCATCTACTGGCACTTCGCCAACCGGGCGGATCTCGTGCTGGAACTCTACAATTCCCTGCCCATGCCGCAGGAAGAATTGATCGCCCGGGAGCTGGAAGCCGAGAATGCCGACGTCTTCGGCGTACTCGAACGGGTCGGCCGCGAATGGCTGGAACTGCTTGCCACCGACGAACACCGTCAGCGCATTCTTTCCATTCTCCTGCGCTGCGACACGTCAGGGGAATTCGCCGCCATCTCCGAGCGTCAGAACGATCTCGACGACGAGCATATGCAGGCGCTGGAAGCCGCCTTCGTGAAGGCGGAACGGCAGGGCCAGCTGGGTGATGCCTGGACGCCGCGTTCGGCGGCCTCGATGCTGCGCTGGGTCATCAAGGGCCTGTGTTCGGAATGGCTGCTGTTCGGCCGCCGCTTCGATATTGCAGGCGAAGGCAAGGAGGCGCTGCGCCGGCTCTTCCTCAGCTATGGCGGGCAGGTACCGTCACGCTGATGCATCGCGAAAGGCCTGAAGCCGCGCAATCCAGTCCGCACCGATCCGCCAGCGTGTGAGCACCGAGACCGGATCCTCCGCGTCGAGCCGCGAACAGATGCGGTAGACTTCCAGCACCTCCGGCGCCATCTCGCCGCGCTGGCAGAAATACATCGCCGCCGCATAACGCGCGCGCCCGGACCATTCGGGGCCGGGCGGCGTCGTAATGATCTCCCAGTTGCGGCGGGTTTCCTCGTCCATCTATTTCTGGCCCGGGGGCGTCACCGTGCGGCGCGCCAGCTTGACGAAGGGGCGGGGCACGATCTTCGCCCGCTTCATCAGCTTCTGGTATTTCAGCTCGCGCAGCGCATAGATCTCCACCCAGAGGTCGTCGGTGAACTTCGATCCATACGGGCGCTCGAGGCTGGCGATGGCGATGTTGCGCTTGGCGGTCGGTGACCAGATCGCGGCGGTGACAAGGCCCGCCTCGTGTTTGCGGCGATGGTAGACGATGGCATGTTCGGCGGGAATATTCCCTTCGATTTCAAGGCCGACGAGGATGTGCTTGAGAGTTTGATTCCGCCGCGCGTCGAGGATCGCCCGGCGTCCGTTGAAGGACGGCTTTTCCGGATCGACCAGCCAGTCGAGGCCGATCTCGTCTGGCATGCGCACCCGATCGGCCCGCAATGCGCCCTCGGCGGTGACGAAATCGGCATTGGCGACGATGAAGCCCGCCTCGATGCGCGTCTGGTTGAGGGCGCCATAGCCGATGGCGCGGATGGCATGGATTTCGCCGGCCGCCCACAGCCGGTCCCACAGGGAGAGGGCCTTGCTGCGCGGTACGAAGAGTTCGTAGCCGAGATCGCCGGTAAAGCCGGTGCGGGAAATCGTCACCGCGCCGCCGTCATGCGGGAAGGTGGCGATGTCGAAGGGCTTCAGCCGATCCGCTTCGGCGAAACCGGCATCGCGCAGCACGGCATAACTGGTCGGCCCCTGCA
This region includes:
- a CDS encoding TetR family transcriptional regulator encodes the protein MRRTKAEAKETRQQILLAAEKVFYEKGVAHASMEDVARAAGVTRGAIYWHFANRADLVLELYNSLPMPQEELIARELEAENADVFGVLERVGREWLELLATDEHRQRILSILLRCDTSGEFAAISERQNDLDDEHMQALEAAFVKAERQGQLGDAWTPRSAASMLRWVIKGLCSEWLLFGRRFDIAGEGKEALRRLFLSYGGQVPSR
- a CDS encoding aminomethyltransferase family protein, which encodes MNAMTKSATDLRRAARDHIRTPRLETPFHDRLMALSEVNDWYNWAGYRAPHSLTDGELEYFAIRSTAALFDISPMVKYRITGPDAERYLNRLTLRDVRKLGVNRVHYTAWCDDHGHVLDDGTLFRLGAQEFRLCCQERHLPWLLDSAFGFTVDIREETEEIAGLALQGPTSYAVLRDAGFAEADRLKPFDIATFPHDGGAVTISRTGFTGDLGYELFVPRSKALSLWDRLWAAGEIHAIRAIGYGALNQTRIEAGFIVANADFVTAEGALRADRVRMPDEIGLDWLVDPEKPSFNGRRAILDARRNQTLKHILVGLEIEGNIPAEHAIVYHRRKHEAGLVTAAIWSPTAKRNIAIASLERPYGSKFTDDLWVEIYALRELKYQKLMKRAKIVPRPFVKLARRTVTPPGQK